The Camelus dromedarius isolate mCamDro1 chromosome 31, mCamDro1.pat, whole genome shotgun sequence DNA segment AAATGGGTTGGAAGGAAGGGCTCAGATCATAAGACATCATGCAGCCTCTGTTACATGTTCGGAGTTCAGGGGTCacggagaggagaaagaaattacTGTTACTACTCATGGTGCTAATCACTAACGGTGATCATTGCTAGTGTTGACTGGGCCGTGCTAAGTGTTCTCTTGTACCACCTCTTGTGATCATCACGCAACCTGGTGAGTGAGGGCAGGTGCTGGTCCCCGATGAATGACTAGTCCGAGTTTACGTGGCTGGACCcgtttctttcattctttttttttttcttttaattatttcgGGGTGGGGGtgattcggtttatttatttttagaggaggtactgggaattgaacctcatgcatgctaagcatgtgctctaccacttgagctataccctccccactcactGTTAGTTAATCCTCAGGACAGCTCTcaaagatgggaaaactgaggcccaacaGAAGCTCACAGAGGTTCTGGTCACGCAGCTAGTAGATTTCAAGCCCTGGTCTGTCTAACTTGGAGCCTTTTCTACTCAACCACCCTCTCATGCCCCCTATAGCTAGTTGGTAACTGGGCCTTTGACATCTTCCGGATGTGCAGTTCTGCACTCTGGGCTGTGTGTAGATGGAATTTTGCTGAATGCCCCAAGGGGAGGGCACTCCCTGCCTAGCTGAGAATCCTTCTGTAAAACTTCACAAGTGCCTGCGGCACATTGCTGGAATTTTCAGCCAGGATCTGTGTTGAGCTCTGCTGATTTCAGATCCAGGACTGGTGCCGAACTCCAGGGCTTCCCAAAGTGGCACTGTGGTAATCGGTGCTAGGGAAGAGTTCCCCTGGAGAAGTAAAACTGAGAGAGTTTAAACAAGAGCAAGTTTCTCTCTGGTGGAATTTCTGGGGATCCTTTAATGTGCTTCCCGGAAGAGATGCCACAAACTCTTTTCTTCAGAGGAGAATCTTCCGAGACTATGATTTGACAACCTTCTTTGGGAGCATTGGTCTAACCCAGGAATCGgccaactttttctgtaaagtaaatatttctagctttGCAGGCCACACAGTCTCAGTGGTAGTAACTACAGGCATCCCCCACTTTTTGAAAGTTCGCTTTATGCCACTTCGCTTTTACAGAAAacctacattagtacctgttATTTGCTAACCTGAAAGAAGCCCgaaaaggatttttatttttaccaaaaaaaggcaaaaagtgaaaatagcttGCAGCGTTTGCTTTGCCGTTAAAAGAGGCAGCGCACACCCCCGGGGGCAAGAGGGGGGCCTCCAAGCTCCTTTCCCGGGAACCGCACTCAGCATCTCAACATCAAGACACCATATCTCCATATCTTTgagctgtgtctgtgagcatctgtgctttaatCTCGATCTATTCATGCATTTGTTAGCAAAATATCTCCTAAAGTAATTGCCCCGTCCCTTTAGGCCATTTCAGCTTATGAAAGATTTCAGAGGCACACTGTAGGGAAAGGCCTATATTCAATTCAGCCATTTtatttgggggagaggtaattaggtttatttatttattgttgttcttttttatttaatggaggtgctggggatcgaacccatgaccttgtgcttgctaagcatgccctctaccactgagctatgccctcccccaatTTAGCCATTTTAGCTAGACAGCAGCTACAGACCCTAGGTAGGTGAGTGGGCGTGGCTGTGTGCCAGTAAAACTTAATTTGCAAGAACTAAACTGCAGGCCACTTTGGCAACCCCTGGTCTAAGTGGTAGTCTCCAAACTTAGGAGTGCACACTCCTCAAAAGATTGTCAGCTTTAGGCTCCATAtttgtacatatacatacgtatacatACTGTGCGTacgtgtgtacatatatgtgtggttATGTGTGATATTTGTGCTAGTAAAACATGAGtattaaaacatacataaaaatacagtattgAAAAGTTTTGAAAGGATGAGCTAAAAAATGAATGTCATTAAAGTTCTCATAGGGTCTTTGGATTTCCAGTGGGTCACATAGGATTGTCTGTCAAACCCTTTAGAGACTCTGGGCTAAAATACCTAGAGGGCAAGCCttgccttcatttattcctttaataattatttactgaGGGTCCTCGAGGGACGAGGCCCAGAGCTGGAAGCTGGAGAAACAGGGAAATAGATTGGAGGGAACCAGACTTGTCAGTACATCTTTGCGACGTGTTTGGCAAGCGCAGTGTGGAGGAGCCTTGATGGAAGGACACTTATCACACCTGAAAATACTTGCCTCAGTGTTGAGTGCCTGTCAGTCTCCCCGGGCAGGGATTTTGCTGTTTACCTGCCTTCTCTCCAGCAGAGCCCCAGAGTCCTCCAGGCACATAGTAAGTTTTTGATCAAAGTTTTCCGTGAATGGCCCTGTCCTCACCTGGGAGGCCATGgaacggggtgggggggtgtgacTTGGAAGGTGAAACCTGATGAGGTCAGAATTAGCCAGATGAAGAGAAAGTCCtgttctctgcccctccccccagtctGCAGGTTCAACCTGTTAGTGGCTGCGACAGAAAGTGAGccgcacatttttttttaatggaataagaaTGGAATGACAGCAGCACGCATCACGTGTGGTGAGAGCAGCTGCATTAGCGTGCTTTAAGGATAATTATTGTTTGGGGAAACTTGTTTCTGTTACACTCGGCTATATGTCTATTTATGGAAACATGTGGTATACTGGACTATAGTGGTCAAAAGAGTTTGTAAACTGCTAAACTAGGCCTCAGTCCTCTCTTAATAGATGGTTTGCATCTGAGGTGGGGCCAGCAGGCTCAGATAGCCCTGGGTGACTACGGCTTGGCAGCCCTGGGGTTCCAGGCTGCAGCCTCCCATCTCCTAAGAAGAGGGCATGAGAGAAGCCCAGGCTTGGGAAAGGAGAGTTGCATCTCCCAGCTGTCAGCGCCGGGGTCAGGCGGGGCACCGGAGGGCTGCCTCAGAAGGGCCTGGCCTCCCCCGTGCCAGGTGGCGGGGTCTCCATGGAGCCCAGCAGGAGTGAGGAGAGGTGTTTGGCATCTGGGTGTGGTGGGCAGATGCCCGGCAAAGCCAGCCAGGCCCCACCCTTCTTAGGATCATAGGAGCCTCTTGGCTACTGCTTGAGGCTTGGtgtcctggggaggggaggtggtgtCTGTGGGCCCGAGCGAGGTGGGGCTGGCCATCCCTCACACTTTAGGACCTGTATGGCCAGGTTTAAGCAGGCCCGTGGCTGGCTGGGAGCTGTTTATTTTGGGTTAACGGCCCAGCACTCTGGCTATATTTACCTTGTGAAGCTGCGTGCAATCTGATCTGATGTGATCTCTCTGGGACtcagctggggccctgggagTCGCCTGCCAGATTCCAAGAGGCCCCTCTGGCTTTACCCTCCCTACCCTTGGGGAGATTTCCAAAGTGGGACACATTCTGAAAAAAGCAGTAGTTCTTATTCCTGTGAACAGTTTTCATCAGGATCCATGATTTGTGCCAGCCATTCCTTCATGCAGCCCCGTGATCCTGAGCTTGGCCCCCAGTGTCGGAACGGTGCATACAGCCCACTCACATGGTCCAGATTCTGGGAACTCTAGGTTCTGGCGAGGACAATGGGGTTTCCTCTGGAGCCTGGCAGCGGCCCCTGGCCTTCTCAAAAGGCCCAGCCTCCCCTCCAGTCCAAGACCCTGGGGGAAGGCTGGCCAGTTCTGGGTTCCCCAGGCCAGGTATGTTGCAGTAGCTGATTTTTCTGGTCCTGGAGCCTGTGGGTGTGACAAGTTGTGGGGCAAGGGTGGTCTCTGTCCTGCCGAGGTAGCCATCTGCCAGCTGTGCTTTGGGGCACACATCCTCCTTGTGCCCTGGGTTTGGAGCTGGGGCAGCCTCGGGAAGGGGCAGCCCAGGTCCAGAATGGGGGTCTGAGCCCCTCACCCTCCCTGGAAGGCAGAACACAGACGCACGGGGTCAGCTGTCTCCAGCCTGAGCTGAGGGCATCAGGGGCTGTTTGTCTTCCAAGTTCAGCCCTGCGTTTTTCTTTTTAgctaagatttattgagcacctgctgtgggcTGGCCCTTTGTTAAACACTTACATGTCAAGACCTCATTTAATCTCCTCAGCCACCATCTTCATTGGTCCGGATGGCTAGaacaataccacagactgggtgacttgtAAACAACAgatacttatttctcacagttctggaagctggaaatgCAGGATCGAGGTGCCAGCAGATTCCATGGCTGGTGAGGGACTGGCTTCCTGTGTCCTCCCTTggcaggaggggtgagggggtctcttttataaaggcactaatcctaTCACGAGGGCTCCACCCCCATGACCCAGTCACTCCAAAGGCCCCACGTCCTAacaccatcaccttgggggtCAGGATTTCAGATATGAATTGAGAGGGTACACACACAGCGTCTGTGAAGGCAGAGTTGAGCGAAGTACCATTACCTGCTTCGTACACGGGCTTTAGGCATGAGTGGACGTGAGTACAGATCCCACCACTCAGCAGCAGGATGACCCTCAGGACAGCTGACtttacctccctgagcctcagtttcctcatgtgtaaaagaGGAATAATGGTGTTGCTAATAATCACTGACACTTTATTAAGTGTAATATATGCCAGATCTTATTCTAAGGACTTTGCAGTCATTAATCCATAGACTCCTCATAACAGCCATCAGAAGCAGGCCCCTGGTTTATAGATGGGGAACCTGCGGCCCAGAGAGGTCTCCAGCTTTGTAAGTGAAGGAGCTGGTTCCCTCTTAATGGCTGGATCGAGGGGGAGATACTGGATTTAAGGGAGCATGTTGGTTGCCCACATATGTCTCCACTGTATgaacccccagcccccagcttaGGGTCTCATGCACCTAATGGGTCTGTACATTTCCAAGGAGTGAATTAGTAGCCAGTGGGCCTGGGGCAGCTGAGCAGCAGGCTCTCCTGCTCGTCCCTTCTTGGGTTTCAGGTTCCGGGGCAGCAGGCCAAAACAGGAAGAGgaagtgctgggggtggggaggtggcaggaggtatGCCCTGCTGGGGGGGTGCCCCCCTTTTGCAGTGCAGTCAGGCCTAAGGACAGAGCCCAGGGGTGCAGACCTTAACCCGCTGTGCCCTGGTGGCCTGCCCTGAGGCCCCACGTCCCTCACTAGCATGTGCTAAGAAATTTCACGGTTGGCCTTAGGCCACCAGTGATCCTAAAAATGGTCAAAATCCTCATGGCACTGCCCCAGATTTATACGAGCTTGAAGCATTTTGTAAACTCCTGGGCTGAAAAGTTCATACAGTCATCAATTGTGGGAGTTCTAACACAGAAGTCTGTGAATCCTGTTGAAATTGTCTGAAAAGTCCTATGACTGTACACACCAGGGTGTCTTAAGGAGTACCCGATATTTTCACCAGACTCTCAAGGTGTCAGACCCCAGATCAGCTCTAGACGGTAACCTTAATCTTGCCATGTCCCCTCCTTTTTCAGAGACAGAGGGGATGAACTTGACCATGGTCACCCAAAGAAGCCCAGTTCTGCAGGAGGATAGAAGCCCAGGGGCTTTGTAGAGAGACAGTAGGATTGAGGATGAGGTttctaaatggaatcataataaTGATAAAGCTCACTTTTTTGagcatttactctgtgccagggacTAAGTATTTGACATGGGATTAACTCAGTCCTCACGACAACCCTCTCAGTTATGtaccattatttccattttacagatgaggaaactgagacccagaaagttGAAGGAACTTGCCAGAGTCACAGCCTAATAAAGGGCAGAGCAGTCAGGGCTCAAAGCAGACAGCCTTACTCCAGAGCCCGTGCCCCACACTGCCTCTCTGGGCCATAGGAAGGCTGCCAAGATACaagaaattaaagcaaatagGGCCAGGCATTACAGCAAGAGAGTTGGGAAGGAAGGAGCCGCCCCCATCCCCAAAAGGGGACAGGTGTGGGACTAGAGGGGACATTTCAGCATTAGACTTCCCCCCTCTGAGCCTGGCCCATACATAGCAAACCCTTTGTGAAGGGTCACTACCCTTAATGGTATTGCCACTGGCCCTCGCTGCCCCAGTCCTTCTGGCCCCATCAGGCAGACCCTGGCAGTGTGCCCACCGCCCGCTTCTGGTGGCCCAGATCTGATGAGCTGGCTTCTTTACATGGGGGTGATTTGCAAGGCCCAGGTGAGAAGCAGCGGGCAGCGGGCCCCTGCTGACCCTAGATCCATGGGTCTCCAGGAAGTGGGGAGCAGCTCATGCGTCAGCTCTGGGGCTCTgagcccagagctggggctgggggaggggatggcccCAGGGCTTGCCCTGTAGCACCGGGCTACGGCCTACCTCTTCTGGGAAGCCCCTCTTGGTTCCTTCTCAGTTGGTGCACTGTGTTCTCAGAAAGGGCCTGTGCATGACCTGGGAGGGCCTTCATCCCTTCACCACATCCCTCTCCTTGTCCCCAGATCAGGGCATGAAGAAGCCTCTGCTTGGAAATAGGAGTGTGGTACCAACAGAGAGGgtaccttttttttaatgtaaactttttttttttatcatagtgaaatatatataaaacgtACCATTTTTAACCATCTGTGGTGGTTACCATTTGGGAAGCATTGGCCATGTACCTGGAGCTCTcatttaattgttaaaataatCCTATAAACTAATATGAtacccttattttacaaataagaaaattgggGCTCAGGGAGGTTCAATGACTTTCCCAAGGAAACACAGCTTGTGAATAGCAAAACTAGGATGCAAATCCAATCAGCCTGGGCTCCAAGCCTGCTTTATTCACCAATACTTTCTGCCACTTCTCAAGCCAAAGTGGGGGGGTCTTTTATCCCCATTATTCAGATatggaaacaggctcagagaggccaagtgatTTACCCAGGGTCCCAGAGCTTGATGGGAGGAGAGCCTCAGTGAGCCGTGACAGTCCCGTCactcagcccctcctctccccctccccccaggtggCGATGGTGGAGGTGCAGCTGGACGCTGACCATGACTACCCGCCTGGGCTGCTCATCGCCTTCAGTGCCTGCACCACAGTGCTGGTGGCCGTGCACCTGTTTGCGCTCATGATCAGCACCTGCATCCTGCCCAACATCGAGGCTGTGAGCAACGTGCACAACCTCAACTCAGTCAAGGAGTCGCCCCATGAGCGCATGCACCGCCACATCGAGCTGGCCTGGGCCTTCTCCACCGTCATTGGCACACTTCTCTTCCTGGCCGAGGTGGTGCTGCTCTGCTGGGTCAAATTCTTGCCTCTCAAAAAGCAGCCAGGCCAGCCAAGGCCCACCAGCAAGCCCTCTGCCAGCGGCGCAGCCACCAATGACAGCAGCgacagcagtgacagcagtggcGGCATCACCCCGGGCCAGGCTGCCGCCATCGCCTCCACCACCATCATGGTCCCCTTTGGCCTCATCTTTATCGTCTTTGCTGTCCACTTCTACCGCTCACTGGTAAGCCATAAGACGGACCGACAGTTCCAGGAGCTCAACGAGCTGGCCGAGTTTGCTCGCCTGCAGGACCAGCTGGACCACAGAGGGGACCACCCCATGACCCCTGGCAGCCACTTTGCCTAAGCCCCCCCTCTAGGGTGGGCACTTCAGAGCTTTGGCCTTAACGCCCTTCCCCACGACCTTGTCCTGCCCCAGCCCAAGGACAGCCTGCGCAGGGGGCCAGGCTCTCATCGGGGGCAGAGCGTGGAGGGAAGAGgcttttttaaagagaaatgactGCACTTGAAACTTTCCTCTAAGAGAATAAGCACTTCCTGATCTTCCAGCTCCAGGTTCACCTCCTGTTTGGAGGCCACTGATGGGAGCCAGAGCGGGGACAACGGTCCctttgtccctcctcctcccccatgcCAGTGCCACCTGGATGCCTCCTGTCCTTTTCGTcttgacccccccacccccgttcagggtcaactgtgtgtgtgtgcgtttgtgaaCACAGAAATATACTCATAAGGGACACCTCCTCCTGTGTCTGTATTTGTTAGGTCTGGACCGCCCGGTGTTACTTCTCCCAGTGCCCCAGTCAGGTGAGCCcctgagcaaaaaaaaattttacagcattttctgagatttcaaacGTACCCAAAAAGTTGCATGAACAGTAACTGAAATAGATACACAGTCAGTTCTTATTTGCAGTGGTTATGTTCCATGAAGTCACTGTGAACACTGAATTACTGAACCATCGCTCCTAAGAGGAATATGGAGTTAGCTTCTTATGAGCCTCTGGTCCCAACATTTTTGTCAGCCAGTCAGTATGTAGACTTGttttatatgtgtttctttttaatgacCCCTTACTTAATATATGTTGATTCGTTAACGTTGGACTCATGGCCAACAGCCCTATCACTCATGCTTACCTGAAGCTTACGTAATGTATGTTTTTCCCATAAGGCACATCACGGCCTTCCTGTGCTTCGGCACTGCCCTTGGGGACCATTTTAAAGAGTGAAATCaacaaaaagcacagaaatgTGGGAAAGTGTAGCACTATTTGTGAAAAGGATGCTTATTTACAGCgtgagctgaaacaagaaggcagggGGTCACCTTGTTTGACCACAGCAAGTAGGCAAATTCACTGAAACCGTGAATGAGGAGGATGCTAGTATGTTCCCCCCATCCCGAGGCATATGCACCAGTTGCAGATTTCTTCCTAAGTTATTCTTCTGTGTAACCACATGTCAATGATTGGATTCAGGAAATTTGACATTTATGTGATACAGTCATCTAATATGCgtattttcagtttccctcttgTCCCGGTCATGTCCTTTCTGACAGTGATTTTTCCATCCAGGATCATGCGTTGTATTGAGTTGTCATGTCTTTTTAGTCATCTTTAATTTGAAACAGCCCGTCTTTGTTTTTTGTAAACATCAACATTTTTGAGGAGTCCAAACCAGTGGTTTTGTAGAATGCCACCTATGTCTAGTTTCCCTGAAGCTTTCTCATTATTTTGATCACGTTGTGCCTTTTGGCAGGAATTTtgatctccattttgcagatgacaaaAATCGATGACCAAAATGTGTAGGTAACTACTAGGCAGAATTTGAGCCTGGAAGTCTGGCCCAGAGCCCCAGCACTCACTAATCTTACATAGGCTGATTCTGgctttgcttaagaaattgagagatCCAACAGCAGCATTGCCAGGCCCACCTTCTCAAGAAGCAACAATGAACAGGAGCTGAGCTGCAACTACCTCTTCCCCAGGAGATGTGTTTGCctcagtccccaccactcccgcTTGTCTCACACCAGTCCAGCTTCATATGTTAACTTGCCTAGCCCCTGTGGGTCTTTGATTTGAGAGCTTTGTTCTGTCCCACAAGCCTGATACAGAAAgtggttttataaaaataaagtgctCTGGCTGAAGTGAAAGTTGGGGGAAAGTGTGGCCTTAAGCTCTTGTCCTTCTGTGCCTGCTTGGACATGGCCAGCAGCAGCTTCCTGGGCTGAGTGAGGAAGGGGGCCCTCCTTTACCATATAACGCATCTTGCCTCCATCCCACATCTCATGCACTGGGAGCCACACTCCCCTGTACCTGGATGGCCTTCTGACTGGGTGGGACTGAGTAGGATGGGGCAGGTCCCCCAGTGTGAACGTCCCTACTGCTCCCCAGAGACCTGGGCTTCTCCATGCACCCCCCTCCCTGCTTCTGCAGAGACCTGGGATCCACTTGGAATGATTTCTGGGCTGTGCCTCTAGTCTTTGGGTTTCTTCCCTAAACTTGCCTGAGCTAAGAATCATCAGATTGGCttgtaaaatgcagatttccaaACCCTTGTGCGGATTCCAATTCAAGCTGGTTTGGGTGTGTCTCTGGAATCTCTTTTTAACAAGCACTCCAGGTTCTCAAATGCAGGCAACTAGGGAAACAGTTAAGAACACAGTCTGGTGGGGAGGGGATTGAAAAAAAACCAATCtctttaatttcagttttatgcTTTGAATAGATAATACATTTACAAATTCCAAATACAACAGTGAAAAATTGCTGTTTCTCCCCTGTTCCCAGGTTCCCAGTTCTCCCTGGAGATAACCATTGTTGCCGGTTTATTTTGTTCCCATCTAGACAGATTTATACATAAACAAGCACACACCCTACATTTTTCTGACAAAAAATGGTAGTCTTCTATACGCATTGCCACTATTCTGCACCTTAAGAGTAGATAGACCTAAGTTTAAGTACACTTTCTAGTTTGGTAACTTGTGAgtctccctgaacctcagtttcctcctctaaaaTGGCACCAATAACAGCAGGACATCTTGTAGGTTGTTGAGGGGTCATGGGAAAACACATGTGTAAAGCtgtcagcacagggcctggctccATAGCTGGTTCATTCTGCGTCCTGAGGCAGCCAGGCTCAGCTTCCTGCCTTCAGAGGTACAGACTGAGAGCCATGCTGTGGGTCAGGCCACCCACTTAGGATTTAGATGGCAGAGAGAACCTCAATAGTGTCAGTGAACGTTTACTGAGCCTTTCGCTACATGTTGGGCACTTGGCTGAGGGTTTTAAGAACATCGTGGCATTTCAGGGTGATTTCATGGTATTAAACCATTAAAGCTGGGCTGAATAATTCTTTACATTACAacatgtttagcagcatccccaACCTCTACCTGTTGGGTGCCAGTAGCATTCCTCCCTGCCagttgtgacaactaaaaatgtctccagactttgTCAGAATGACCCCAGGGAAGAAAGGGGGACAAAATCACCCTCAGATTAGAACCCCACcttatttcttccttccagtAACCACAACAACTCCAGGTGGTAAGTCCCTGTTATTGTCCCATATTAGAGGGAAGGAAACCTGGAGAACAGAGAAGCTGGGTGACATACTCAAGAACACAGCTAATAAATCACACTTA contains these protein-coding regions:
- the LOC105102512 gene encoding calcium release-activated calcium channel protein 1 produces the protein MHPEPAPPPSSSNPELPLSGGSTTSGSRRSRRRSGDAEPPGSPPPPPAVTYPDWIGQSYSEVMSLNEHSMQALSWRKLYLSRAKLKASSRTSALLSGFAMVAMVEVQLDADHDYPPGLLIAFSACTTVLVAVHLFALMISTCILPNIEAVSNVHNLNSVKESPHERMHRHIELAWAFSTVIGTLLFLAEVVLLCWVKFLPLKKQPGQPRPTSKPSASGAATNDSSDSSDSSGGITPGQAAAIASTTIMVPFGLIFIVFAVHFYRSLVSHKTDRQFQELNELAEFARLQDQLDHRGDHPMTPGSHFA